The following are from one region of the Littorina saxatilis isolate snail1 linkage group LG4, US_GU_Lsax_2.0, whole genome shotgun sequence genome:
- the LOC138964337 gene encoding MIP-related peptides-like (The sequence of the model RefSeq protein was modified relative to this genomic sequence to represent the inferred CDS: added 74 bases not found in genome assembly) has product MQGIGQLLASSLLVASLLSVLAQNKGTSANSPHPSSAERVASYSATSSEPSSGSSSSAADSANAAAAATAEAVANAPTNNLAQPASYSQSLGAPQGNAALPSLYASNAYNVPVSLLFPRFSYPVSDHQQLSIPSSSYGRHNTTDKEAEEEEGEETFAEKVKEEENVESSTDQHEADKRRVKRGGYTAPYFVGKRSLEESEEVQLGDLQKRDVSGTFEEEEEMPEMPEGEDEAMRSEEILDMPDEFPENLELEARASPMFVGKGKLAPLFVGRRRAPYFVGKRPSPMFVGRRRMHMFVGRAATPMFMGRRQAPMFIGKRPSPMFVGKRAAPMFVGKRPSPMFVGKRPSPMFVGKRPSPMFVGKRPSPMFVGKRPSPMFVGKRPSPMFVGKRPSPMFVGKRPSPMFVGKRPSPMFVGKRPSPMFVGKRPSPMFVGKRPSPMFVGKRPSPMFVGKRPSPMFVGKRPSPMFVGKRPSPMFVGKRPSPMFVGKRPSPMFVGKRPSPMFVGKKPSPMFVGKRPSPMFVGKRPSPMFVGKRPSPMFVGKRQEEGLNELLAALHTLQAARHYRRMIQADKRHNAPFFIGRRSSPAPEESTEKTASSNKVNYYR; this is encoded by the coding sequence AGGTACAAGCGCAAACAGCCCACACCCAAGTAGCGCCGAGCGCGTGGCGTCATACTCTGCGACGTCATCAGAGCCtagcagcggcagcagcagcagcgcgGCAGACAGTGCAaatgcagcagcagcagcaacagcagaagCAGTAGCGAACGCGCCCACGAACAATTTAGCTCAGCCAGCTAGTTATTCTCAATCATTAGGCGCGCCCCAAGGCAACGCCGCGTTACCCTCACTTTATGCCAGTAATGCGTACAATGTGCCAGTGAGCTTGTTATTCCCCAGATTTTCATATCCCGTTTCGGACCACCAGCAATTGTCTATCCCCTCTAGCTCCTACGGCCGACACAACACCACCGacaaagaagcagaagaagaagaaggggaagAAACCTTCGCCGAAAAAGTCAAGGAAGAAGAAAACGTTGAGAGCTCCACTGACCAGCATGAAGCCGACAAGCGTCGGGTGAAGAGAGGAGGCTACACTGCTCCGTATTTCGTGGGCAAAAGGTCGTTAGAGGAAAGCGAAGAGGTGCAGTTAGGTGATCTCCAGAAACGTGACGTCAGTGGGACCtttgaagaggaggaggagatgcCGGAGATGCCTGAGGGGGAGGATGAAGCGATGCGGAGCGAGGAAATCCTGGATATGCCAGACGAATTTCCAGAAAACCTGGAGCTAGAAGCGCGGGCCTCCCCAATGTTCGTAGGCAAGGGAAAACTTGCACCTCTGTTCGTTGGCAGACGTAGGGCGCCCTATTTCGTTGGCAAACGACCGTCACCTATGTTTGTAGGCAGGCGACGCATGCACATGTTTGTAGGCAGAGCAGCAACTCCTATGTTTATGGGAAGAAGGCAAGCGCCAATGTTCATAGGCAAGCGACCGTCTCCTATGTTCGTAGGCAAGCGAGCAGCTCCAATGTTTGTAGGCAAGCGACCTTCCCCTATGTTTGTCGGCAAGCGACCATCACCCATGTTTGTAGGCAAGCGACCATCGCCCATGTTTGTAGGCAAGCGACCCTCTCCTATGTTTGTCGGTAAGCGACCATCGCCCATGTTTGTTGGCAAGCGACCATCACCCATGTTTGTAGGCAAGCGACCCTCTCCTATGTTCGTCGGCAAACGTCCCTCTCCTATGTTCGTCGGCAAACGTCCCTCTCCTATGTTCGTCGGCAAACGTCCCTCTCCTATGTTCGTTGGAAAACGACCATCTCCGATGTTTGTCGGAAAACGGCCCTCTCCCATGTTCGTCGGTAAGCGACCATCCCCGATGTTTGTCGGCAAACGGCCCTCTCCTATGTTCGTCGGTAAACGGCCCTCTCCTATGTTCGTCGGTAAACGGCCGTCTCCTATGTTTGTAGGCAAGCGACCATCCCCGATGTTTGTCGGAAAACGGCCCTCTCCCATGTTCGTCGGTAAACGGCCCTCTCCTATGTTCGTCGGAAAAAAGCCCTCTCCTATGTTCGTCGGGAAACGGCCCTCTCCCATGTTCGTCGGAAAACGGCCCTCTCCTATGTTCGTCGGTAAACGGCCCTCTCCTATGTTCGTCGGCAAGAGACAAGAAGAGGGTCTGAACGAATTGCTGGCGGCCTTACACACACTTCAAGCAGCGCGCCACTATCGTCGCATGATCCAAGCCGACAAACGACACAACGCTCCTTTCTTCATCGGCAGAAGAAGTTCGCCTGCGCCTGAAGAGTCGACGGAGAAGACGGCATCGAGTAATAAGGTCAACTATTACCGGTAA